The sequence below is a genomic window from Acidimicrobiia bacterium.
CTGATGAACGGCTCCGATCACCTCCCCCCGCAGCGCGGGTTGGGCACGATCGTGGACGCAGCCAACGCAGCCCAGCGCGAGTACCGCTTCACGATCACCTCGCTCCCCGAGTACCTCGCGCAGCAGCCCACCGCGCGACTTCCCACATGGTCGGGCGAGTTGCGGTCGGGTGCTCGGGCCAACGTGCTGATGGGGGTCGCGTCCAACCGGGTCGACGTCCACCAGGCGGCGGCCGCGGCCGAGCGCGCGCTCGAGCGTCGCGCCGAACCGCTCAGCGCGCTGTTCCTGCCTCCCGAGGCCTACCCCGACTCGTTGCTCCGCATCGGCTGGCGCAACCTCGTGCTGAACAGCGCGCACGATTCGTCGTGCGCGTGTAGCCACGACGACGTCGTCGAGGCGGTGCGTGTGCGCTACCAGGAGGCGGGTCACGGCGGTGACTCGCTCGCGACGCGCTGGTCGCGCTCGCGAGCGACATCGACGTGCCGCCATCGTCGACGGTGGTCGTGAACTCGACCGCAGCCACGCGGAGCGGAGTCGTCGCGGTGCGGCTCCCGGTCACCGGACCCGTTCACCTCGTGACGATCGATGACAACACCGTGTGCCCCACCCAGGTCGTGAGCACACATGACGGTGAGGGCATCTCGACGGTCGTCACCGGGCAGAAGATCCGTTGGGTGCTCGAGATGATGCGCGGTCCCGAGTTCGCCGGCGCGAATGTCGCTCGCACCGAACACCGCCGGCGCGACGACGGCGTGATCGAGTTCACGTTCCACGACGCGCTGCCCGGAGAGCCCACGATCGATCTCGAGTCGACGCGTGAGCAGCTGCTCGCGCTCGGCGACGCGGGCGAGACGATCGCGATCCGGCAGCGTCGCGCGCCGGTACAGGAGGTGCTGTTCGCGGCCGCCGGCGTGCCCGGCTTCGGCTGGCGCACGTTCCGCGTGGCCGAGGGCGCGGGGCCGGGCACCGCCGTTTCCGCGAGCGGGACCACGCTCGCCAACGAGCACCTTCGCGTCGAGGTCGACCCGGCCAACGGCACGCTCACCATCGAGGCCGACGCGGTGCGCGTCACCGGCGCCAACCGCTACGTCGACGGTGGCGACGGTGGTGACACCTACAACTACAGCCCGCCCGACGCCGACGCGATCGTCGATCACCCCGAATCGGTGACCATCGCCGTCGAGGAATCGGGCCCGGTGCGCGCCCGCATCGCGGTGGCCGCGACGTACCGGTTGCCTACGTACGCGATCGGCGACGAACGATCGTGCACACAGCGGAGTGACGACACGGTCCCGGTCGAGCTCCGCACCGTCCTCGAGCTGCGCACCGGCGAACACTTCCTTCGCGTGCGCGTCGAGCTCGACCACCGTGTGCGCGACCATCGCCTCCGGGCGCACTTCCCACTTCCCGCGACCGTCGACGGTTCCGACGCCGAGTGTGCGTTCGCAGTGGTGCACCGACCGCTCGCCGCCGAGGGAGGGCCGCACGAGCGTGGCCTCCCCACGTTCGTGTCACGCCGGTTCGTGGACTGCTCCGCAGACAGTGTGGGGCTCGCGCTGCTCCACGACGGTCTGCTCGAGTACGAGGTGGTCGGCGACGGAACCGAGCTCGCGCTCACGCTCCTCCGGGCGACCGGCTACCTGTCGCGCGCGGAGCTCGCGTTCCGCCCCAACCCCGCCGGGCCGCTCGATCCGCTCGAGGGCCCGCAACTCCAGCGCCCGCTCGCGCTCGAGTACGCGGTGCTCCCCCACCGCGGCAGCAGGAAGGATGCGCGACTCTCGGAAGCGGCCGACGATTTCCTCGTGCCCCTCGAGCGCGCGCGCGGCGGAGGCGTGCCCGGTGCGCGGCACCCCCCCACAGGGCACGCGCTGGTAGTCGACGGCGCACCGGTGTCGGCCGTGCTCCGCGATGGCGAGAACGGTGCGCTCACCGTGCGCGTCTACAACCCGTCGCCCGAGCCCACCACCGCGCGCATCCACACCGGCCGCGGTCCAGCACATGGGCATGTCGTCGATCTCGCCGGCACCGTGCTCACCGCGTTCGAGGAGTCGGTCGGGCTGCGCGCCTTCGAGATCATCACGCTTCGGCTGGCGTGACGCCCGCGTGCCTGATGCCGATATGGAGGCCGCGGCCGGTGAGGCCGTCGGTACGCTCGTAGCGAAGACCCGCAGCCTCGACCGCGGCCCGGTACTGCTCCGCGGTGAACAGCCCCATGCGGTGCACCTCTTCGACGTACTCGATACCGTCGACCGTCGCGAGGAGGTAGTGCATCTCGATCGTGCTCACGTCGCCGTCGCGCCCACTCACCATCACGCGCGCGGCTACGAGTTCGTCGTCCACGGCAGACTGCGCCCGGGCTCGGGGCTCCTCCCACGCCTCACGCTCGACCCAACCTTCCACGACGAGCACGCCGCCCTCGGCGAGGTGCGCGGCCATGTTCCGCACCGCGAGGTGGAGATCCTCGACCGTGGTCATGTACCCGATCGCGCTGAAGAGGCACGTCACCACGTCGAAGCGGTCACGAAGCTGGAACGTGCGCATGTCGCCCGGATAGATGAGCAGCCCGGGCCGCGCGATCGTCGCCTCCTCGATCATCCGCGCGCTGGGCTCGATCCCTTCGGCGCGTTCGTATCGCCGGGCGAACCCGGCGAGATGGGCACCGGTGCCGCAACCGACGTCGAGCACGGACTGTGCATCGGGGCGGTACGTCTCGACGAGGCACGCGATCTCGTCGACTTCACCCTCGTAGTCCTTGTCGCGGTAGAAGAGGTCGTACGCCGCCGCTGCGGCGCGGTAGGGCTCCACGGGCGTGACGCTACCCAGTCATCCAGATGGCACGAGCAAGGTTTCGCCGCGGGGTTCGGTGGTCGACCACTCCGGATCGAATCCAGGGATGCGCACGGTGGCGCCGGCGGGAACCTCCCACAGCAGCGCGACGCGCTCGTCGTGCCAGCGCAACGAGTACGACACGGGACCGAGCCGCGTGGGTGCGCTGCGCACGTCGAGCGGCAGGCCCCGCCATTCGGCCGGCCAGTCGTGGAGCAGTTCGATAGTGGTTGCCGCTTCGCCAACCAGCGCGCTGCGGAGCACGTTGAGGAACCGCGCATCCCCGGCAGCCGCGCGTCCTCGAACGTCGTCCCACGATCCGCGCCCCGGAGCGCGACGCGCTGCCTTGCGACGCGCCAGCATGCCGAGACGGCTCCAGGCGCTCCGAGCCTCGGAGTCGTTGCCCCAGTCTTCGAGCGCCGCGACCACCTCCGAATCGGGCATCCACGCCTGCCCGGCGAGGAGCAGTTGGGCCCGCGCGGTATCGACGACGGTCTGCAAAGACGGATCGGGAAGCTCTACCCGCATTCCCCGCTCGAGCTGCGCACGCCAGCCGCGCGCCACCTGATCCGCGTCCGGGAACCGTGCGATCACAACGTCGGAGTACGACGGGCCGAGCGGCAGTACGAACCGGAGCACGGTGTGGTGCGCCACCGGGAACAAGAGCGCCGCCTCGAGGCGCGCCGCGCGACTTCGCTGCGGCGTGAACTCGTCGTTTCGTGCACCGCCACCGGTCACGACCTGTGACGTCGTGCCATCCGTGGACAGCGCCCACCGTGCCGGCGCGCGTGCTCCGGCGATCGCGGGTCGACCGTCGATGACGACGACCGGCCCCTCGGTTGCAAGATGAGACGCGCCGCGCACGACGAGGCCGAAAACAAACGGCACCGGCGATTCGTTCGCGATCTCCACGACCGCTGCGGTCGTGGTGCCCCCGTATGCGCGGTGCACCGCGTCGCCGCCGGGCACGCGCATCGACGTGCACACCACGGGCATGCCGTCGAGCAGCGTCTGGCGCACCGCCGCCTCTTGCTCGGGAAAGTGCCAGCGGTCATCAGCGCCGATCCACCACATGAGCTCCCAGCCGGCACGTTCGGGCCGCACCGTGCCGAAGCCGTCGACCGACGCCACGCGGTCGCCACCGAGGACGCCGACGAGGTTGGATCCGCGGGCTCGGGGCCCGAAACGCGAGTTCGTCACCGAAGCCCGTGCAGCTCCGGCTTCGCCTCTCGCAGCATCAGCTCGAGAACGAGATCGGCCGGCTGACGACCTTCGTACAGCACGGCACCGACGATGGTCGCGATCGGCATCTCCACGCCTGCCCGGGCCGCGAGCTCGAGCACGGCGGCGGTGCTCCGGACTCCCTCCGCCACCATATTCATCTCGGCCACGATGGAGGCGAGCCGCCTGCCCCGGCCCAGTTCGAATCCCACGGAGCGGTTCCGGCTCTGCGCGCTCGTACAGGTGGCGACGAGGTCGCCGAGCCCGGCCAACCCTGCGAACGTGAGCGGCTCACCCCCCAGGGCCACGCCGAGCCGCGTGAGCTCGGCGAGACCGCGGGTCACGAGCGCCGCCTGGGCATTGTCGCCATAGCCGAGCCCCGCGGCCGTGCCGACCGCGATGGCAATCACGTTCTTGAGCGCACCGGCGATCTCACATCCCACCACATCGGGATTCGTATACACGCGGAAGCTGCGCGTCATGAACAGCTGTTGGAGCCACCCGGCCGTCTCCTCGTCGCGGCACGCGATCACCGAGGCGGCCGGCTGCCCCTCGGCCACTTCACGTGCGAGGTTCGGGCCTGTGAGTACCGCGACGCGATCCCCACGGTGATCGGGCAGTACGTCGAGGATCACCTCGGTCATGCGCAACAACGTGTCGCGTTCGACACCCTTCGACACACTGACAACCGGGGTCTCGCTGCGTATGAGCTGCGCGGCCTCGCACAGGACTCCTCGGAAGCCGTGCGACGGCACCGCCATCACCACGACCGTGGCCTCCGCGCACGCGGCCGCGAGATCCGATGTGGCTCGCAGCGCGCTCGGCAAGGAGATGCCCGGAAGGTACGCGGCATTCTCGTGGGTGCGGGTGATCGCATCCGCGAGATCGGAGTTCCGACCCCAGAGCACCGTGGGCCCATGCTCGCTCGCGATCGCGGCCACCGTCGTCCCCCACGAGCCGGCGCCGATCACCGCAACCGATGGCGCCGTGTCCACGTCGGTAGCTTACGTGGGGTGACGGTGAGCCCAACCGGTGTCGTGGTGCCGATCCGCGCCTTCGCGCTCGGCAAGGCGCGGCTCGCCGAACACCTCGACCCTGCCGAGCGTGCGGCGCTGGGGCGGCGGCTCGCCGAACAGGTCGTCGGGGCGGCGTCTGGGCTCGAGACGCTCGTCGTGTCGTCTGATGAGGATGTGCGCAGTTGGGCTCAGGGCTTGCACCTCAGCGCGATCGACGACCCCGGAAACCTCGACGCGGCAGCCCACGAAGGTCGTGCGCGGTTGGCGCATCGAGGATGCACCCGCATTGTGATCGCGCACGGAGACCTGCCGTTCGCAACGACATTCTCCGGTGTCGCACGCGATGGATCGCGGCCTGTTGTGGTGGCAGTGCCCTGTCACCGTGACGACGGCACACCGGTGCTCAGCGTTCCCGCCGACGTCGACTTCGCGTTCGCGTACGGGCCCGGTTCGTTCCGCCGTCACGCGGCAGAGGCGCGCCGCCTCGGTATGGGCTTCCGGGTGGTGCGCGACCGGAATCTCGCGTTCGACGTCGACCTGCCCGACGACCTCGACCAGCTCACACCTGGCCGGGGCAGCCGAGAGCGGAGTGACCAATCGAGGAGGAACGCAGCGGAGGTTCGCTCGCCGTAGGCCGGGGCAGCCGAGAGCGGAGTGANNNNNNNNNNNNNNNNNNNNNNNNNNNNNNNNNNNNNNNNNNNNNNNNNNNNNNNNNNNNNNNNNNNNNNNNNNNNNNNNNNNNNNNNNNNNNNNNNNNNTCCGACGCTTGGCCGGAGCCTTCTTCGCTGCAGCCTTCTTCCGACGCTTGGCCGGCTTCCGTGCCGTCGTCTTCCGGGCGGTCTTTCTCGCCACCCGACGCTTCGCCGGCTTACGGGCCGTCGTCTTCTTCGTTGTCTTCCGTGCGGTACGTCTCTTTGCCGGAGGCACGGTCACCACCTTTCTTGAGGGATATTCGGGGGTAGGCGCAGTGCCCTGGCCTACCTGTTCACGGCGGACTTGAAGGCTGCTCCCGCGGAGAACTTCACGCCCTTCGACGCCGCGATCTGTACCGGTTCGCCCGTGCGCGGGTTGCGACCCGTGCGCGCGGCGCGCGATGAGCGCGAGAAGGAACCGAAGCCGGGCAACGTGACTTTGTCATCGCTCGCGACCGCACCTTGGATGGAGTCGATAAACGCGTTCAGTGCGCGCTCGGCCTCTGCCTTGTTGAGTCCTGCCCGCTCCGCGATGCTGTCGACGAGCTCTGATTTGTTCACGCTTGCCTCCGAATCTGTGCGTGTTCCCAGGAAGTTGAACGCATTTGTGGGAAAACGTCAAGCATTTCCGTGCCGCGCGTCGCCGTCGGTGTATCGACGCTTCCACCAGCGACTGAAGGACGTGCTTGCTTCCGCTGTACTCCCAACGATTTTACGCCCGCTACACACGCGCTTTCGCGCGCAACAATCCGCTCGGGAGCGTACGACGTTTCACATCACAAGTGGTGGATTTCGCGCACAAATCTTTCGCGCACATTTTTCGCGCCGCGAGCACGCGTGGATGTCGCGTGCACGCGTGTGCTGTGCGTGACGCGGAAAAGCCCGGCCATCGAGGCCGGGCTCACTCGCAGCCCCGAGCAGATTCGAACTGCCGTTACCGCCTTGAGAGGGCGGCGTCCTCGGCCACTAGACGACGGGGCCGTGCTTGTGTTTCCCGAGCTCGGGGGGGAGGACTCGAACCCCCAATGACAGGGCCAGAACCTGCTGTGTTGCCGATTACACCACCCCCGAAGGGCGGCGTTCATGGTAGCGGACCGGGCGTTTCAGAGCCGAGGCCGATTCAACCGAGACGGGCGCGTGCAGCGCGGAGCCGGTGAAGCGCGCGCTCCCGCCCGAGCAGCCAGATCGAATCGAACAGCGGGAGACCCTGCGCACGACCCTCGACCGCCGCGTACAGCGCGGGCATGACCGTGCGCGCTTTCAGCCCGAGGCCGTCGATGATCTCACGCAGATCGAGAGCCTCGACGGTCCACTCGCAACGCTCGACCTGACCGACAACCGCGTCGAGCACCTCTCGGACCCGCTCGGTCGGTTCGACCTTCGCCCACGAGTCGGGATCGATCGCGAACTCGTGTTCGTCGATGAAGAGGAAGTCCATCTGCTCGACGAGCTGCACCGTCGTGGTGGCGCGCTCCTGCCCGATCGCGAGCGCCTGACGGAACACGTCGAGGTCAAGGCGATCGCCGAACCGCGCTCGGGCCCGTGGCTCGACACGTCGGGCCAGTTCGTCGAGCTCGAGCCGGCGGATCCACTGGCCGTTCATCCAGTCGAGCTTCTTGGGGTCGAACACCGCGGATGCATGCGTGACGCGTTCAAGGTCGAACTCGGCGACGAGCTCGTCGGCCGAGAGGATCTCTCTACCTTCAGAAGCTGACCATCCGAGCAGTGAGAGATAGTTGAGCAGCGCCTCGGGCAAGTACCCGCGCTCGCGGAATTCCTCGACCGCGACCGCGCCGTGGCGCTTCGAGAGCTTGGCCCGGTCGGCCGCGAGGATCAGTGGCAGGTGCGCGTACACGGGTTGCGGCCCGCCGCCCAGCGCCTCCCGGAGTGCGAGCACCCGGTGGGTGGTGTCGAGGAGATCCTCGCCGCGGATGACGTGGGTGATCTCCATGTCGATGTCGTCGACCGCGTTGGCCAGGAAGAAGATCGGGGAGCCGTCGGACCGCAGGATCACGAAGTCGTGGATCAGCGACCACTCGACCTCGACGTCTCCCCGGATCACGTCGTGGAACCGGCTCACGCCGGTGTCGGGCGTGCGGAATCGTACGACGCTCGTGCGCCCTTCCGCTGCCTGCGCGGCGCGCTCCTCGGCGGTGAGGTCGCGGCAGTGGCCGTCGTAGCCCGGCGTGCTCCCGGCCACGACCGCGGCGCCACTCCGAGCGCGCACCTCTTCCTCGGTGCAGTAGCACTCGTACGCGCTGCCGGCCGCCAAGAGCCGGTCGACCGCGTCCCGGTACCGATCGAAACGGCCGCTCTGGAGTACCGGCCCTTCGTCCCAGTCGAGACCGATCCACCGCATCGTCTCCTGGATGCCATCGATCCACTCGGCTCGGCTGCGCCCCACGTCGGTGTCCTCGATGCGCAGGATGAACGTGCCACCCTCGTGGCGCGCGAACAGCCAATTGAACAACGCCGTGCTGATGCTGCCGACGTGGAGCTCACCGGTCGGCGCAGGTGAGTAACGAACGCGTACGTCGGCCATCAACCCACCTCGTCGAGGATGTGGCGCGCGATGACGATCCGCTGCACCTGGTTGGTGCCCTCGTAGATCTGCGTGACCTTGGCGTCGCGCATCATGCGCTCCACCGGGTAGCGCCGCGTGTAGCCCGCGCCCCCGAAGAGCTGGACAGCGTCCGTGGTCACCCGCATCGCGGTGTCCGCCGCGAAGAGCTTGGACATCGCGGCGGCCCTTGACACTCGAGGATCCCCGGCGTCGAGGAGCGTGCACGCCTCGTAGATGAGCAGCCGCGCGGCCTCGACCTGCGTGGCCATATCGGCGAGCATGAACTGCACGCCCTGGAAATCGGCGACCCGCTGACCGAACTGGCGACGCTCGGCGACATAGTGGGTGGCCGCGTCGAGCGCGCCCTGCGCGATCCCCAGCGCCTGGACACCGACGATCGGCCGCGAGGAGTCGAGCGCACCCATCGCGTACGTGAAGCCCTTTCCCTCCTCGCCGATGAGGTTGGCCTCCGGCACCACGGCGTCGTCGAGGTACAACTCGCAAGTGGGTGAGCCGCGCATCCCCATCTTCGTCTCGGGCTCGCCGATCGACAAGCCAGGGGTGTCGCGCTCGACGACGAACGCGCTGATTCCCCGGTGGCCCGCCTCAGGATCGGTCTTGGCGAACACGACATAGAGGTCGGAGACGCCCGCATTCGTGATCCACGCCTTCGTGCCCCGCAACACGTAGTGATCGCCGTCGCGCACCGCTCTGGCGCTCAGGCTCGCGACGTCGCTCCCGGCGTCGGGCTCGGACAGGCAGTAGCTCGCCTGGGCCTCGCCGGCCGCGACGCGCGGGACGTAGCGAGCCTGGAGCTCGGGACTTCCGGCCATGAGGATCGGCGTCATCGCGAGCTTGGAGATGATCACGAACAACGACGACGAGCCGCACACGCGCGCCACCTCCTCGACGAACAGCGCGTACGTCAAGGTGCCGGCGCCGTCGCCGCCGTGTTCCTCCGGGAACCCGAGCCGGACGAAGCCCGAGTCGCGGTACGCGGCGAAGCTGGCCCACGGGTACTCGGCCCGCTCGTCCGCCTCGGCCGCGTTGGGCGCGATCTCGCGCTCGGCGAAGCGGCGAAACGTGTCACGGAGCTCGAGCTGCTCAGGAGTGAGCACAAGCCGAGCGCCATGGCGCCGGCGCGAGCGAACGGCCGCAAGCCGGGTACCCCGGCTTGCGGTGAGCGAGCCATCGGGGAGGCGCCGAGAGCGGGAAAGTAGGCATCAAGTGTCGTGGTCGACGGATTGCCGGAGCTGCGAGCGGAACTCGATGAGCAGCGCGGCGACCTGCGGCGGCATGCGGAGCACCGTATCGGGAACCGCATCGACGATCGCTCGTCGCGCCTCGTATTCGTGCTGCGCGCCGTGGACTGCCCGGGTGCGCCACTGCACGAACGTGGGGTCGACTTCGCCCTGGTAGCCCAGAAGCGCGGACGCAATGTCGATGTCGGTCATGACCGGCGCGCGTCCGAACGCCGCGGCGCGCTTCATCGCCACCTCGCCGACGACCGCAAGGGCGTCGTCGGCTGATTCGTGCGCGCCGAGCAGCAACCGTTCCCGCATGCGCTCGGCGAGCGTGAGCGCGTAGCCGACGTTCGGACCGGGACGGCCGAGCAGGGTGCCAGTGGGCTGGCCTGCTTCGAGGTCGCCGGGACGGTCGGCACGCCAGCTCTTTGCGGCCGGCATCCTGACGCCCGGGGCGAGGTTGGGCTCCTGGCGGGGCGCGTCCTCGAGGTTCGGGGCAACGAACGGGTCGGTCGGCATGAGCGCTTGCTACTCCGCGAGCGTTGCGAGGAGCAAGCCGTACACGAGCGAGTCGAAGAGAGCCTGCCAGGAGGCCTCGATGATGTTCTCGCTCACGCCGATCGTCGTCCAGGTTCGGTCGCCGTTGGTGGAGTCGACGAGCACCCTGGTGACGGCACCGGTTCCCTTCGCGGTGTCGAGCACGCGCACCTTGTAGTCGGTGAGGTGCACGTGCGCGAGGCTCGGGTAGCGATCGCCGATCGCCGTGCGCAGCGCGGTGTCGAGCGCGTTGACCGGCCCATTCCCCTCCGCTGTCGCGATGGTGCGATCCCCTG
It includes:
- a CDS encoding acyl-CoA dehydrogenase family protein; translated protein: MLTPEQLELRDTFRRFAEREIAPNAAEADERAEYPWASFAAYRDSGFVRLGFPEEHGGDGAGTLTYALFVEEVARVCGSSSLFVIISKLAMTPILMAGSPELQARYVPRVAAGEAQASYCLSEPDAGSDVASLSARAVRDGDHYVLRGTKAWITNAGVSDLYVVFAKTDPEAGHRGISAFVVERDTPGLSIGEPETKMGMRGSPTCELYLDDAVVPEANLIGEEGKGFTYAMGALDSSRPIVGVQALGIAQGALDAATHYVAERRQFGQRVADFQGVQFMLADMATQVEAARLLIYEACTLLDAGDPRVSRAAAMSKLFAADTAMRVTTDAVQLFGGAGYTRRYPVERMMRDAKVTQIYEGTNQVQRIVIARHILDEVG
- a CDS encoding glycoside hydrolase family 38 C-terminal domain-containing protein gives rise to the protein MNSTAATRSGVVAVRLPVTGPVHLVTIDDNTVCPTQVVSTHDGEGISTVVTGQKIRWVLEMMRGPEFAGANVARTEHRRRDDGVIEFTFHDALPGEPTIDLESTREQLLALGDAGETIAIRQRRAPVQEVLFAAAGVPGFGWRTFRVAEGAGPGTAVSASGTTLANEHLRVEVDPANGTLTIEADAVRVTGANRYVDGGDGGDTYNYSPPDADAIVDHPESVTIAVEESGPVRARIAVAATYRLPTYAIGDERSCTQRSDDTVPVELRTVLELRTGEHFLRVRVELDHRVRDHRLRAHFPLPATVDGSDAECAFAVVHRPLAAEGGPHERGLPTFVSRRFVDCSADSVGLALLHDGLLEYEVVGDGTELALTLLRATGYLSRAELAFRPNPAGPLDPLEGPQLQRPLALEYAVLPHRGSRKDARLSEAADDFLVPLERARGGGVPGARHPPTGHALVVDGAPVSAVLRDGENGALTVRVYNPSPEPTTARIHTGRGPAHGHVVDLAGTVLTAFEESVGLRAFEIITLRLA
- a CDS encoding class I SAM-dependent methyltransferase translates to MEPYRAAAAAYDLFYRDKDYEGEVDEIACLVETYRPDAQSVLDVGCGTGAHLAGFARRYERAEGIEPSARMIEEATIARPGLLIYPGDMRTFQLRDRFDVVTCLFSAIGYMTTVEDLHLAVRNMAAHLAEGGVLVVEGWVEREAWEEPRARAQSAVDDELVAARVMVSGRDGDVSTIEMHYLLATVDGIEYVEEVHRMGLFTAEQYRAAVEAAGLRYERTDGLTGRGLHIGIRHAGVTPAEA
- the gltX gene encoding glutamate--tRNA ligase, yielding MADVRVRYSPAPTGELHVGSISTALFNWLFARHEGGTFILRIEDTDVGRSRAEWIDGIQETMRWIGLDWDEGPVLQSGRFDRYRDAVDRLLAAGSAYECYCTEEEVRARSGAAVVAGSTPGYDGHCRDLTAEERAAQAAEGRTSVVRFRTPDTGVSRFHDVIRGDVEVEWSLIHDFVILRSDGSPIFFLANAVDDIDMEITHVIRGEDLLDTTHRVLALREALGGGPQPVYAHLPLILAADRAKLSKRHGAVAVEEFRERGYLPEALLNYLSLLGWSASEGREILSADELVAEFDLERVTHASAVFDPKKLDWMNGQWIRRLELDELARRVEPRARARFGDRLDLDVFRQALAIGQERATTTVQLVEQMDFLFIDEHEFAIDPDSWAKVEPTERVREVLDAVVGQVERCEWTVEALDLREIIDGLGLKARTVMPALYAAVEGRAQGLPLFDSIWLLGRERALHRLRAARARLG
- a CDS encoding NAD(P)H-dependent glycerol-3-phosphate dehydrogenase, which encodes MDTAPSVAVIGAGSWGTTVAAIASEHGPTVLWGRNSDLADAITRTHENAAYLPGISLPSALRATSDLAAACAEATVVVMAVPSHGFRGVLCEAAQLIRSETPVVSVSKGVERDTLLRMTEVILDVLPDHRGDRVAVLTGPNLAREVAEGQPAASVIACRDEETAGWLQQLFMTRSFRVYTNPDVVGCEIAGALKNVIAIAVGTAAGLGYGDNAQAALVTRGLAELTRLGVALGGEPLTFAGLAGLGDLVATCTSAQSRNRSVGFELGRGRRLASIVAEMNMVAEGVRSTAAVLELAARAGVEMPIATIVGAVLYEGRQPADLVLELMLREAKPELHGLR
- a CDS encoding HU family DNA-binding protein, which gives rise to MNKSELVDSIAERAGLNKAEAERALNAFIDSIQGAVASDDKVTLPGFGSFSRSSRAARTGRNPRTGEPVQIAASKGVKFSAGAAFKSAVNR
- the cofC gene encoding 2-phospho-L-lactate guanylyltransferase, whose translation is MTVSPTGVVVPIRAFALGKARLAEHLDPAERAALGRRLAEQVVGAASGLETLVVSSDEDVRSWAQGLHLSAIDDPGNLDAAAHEGRARLAHRGCTRIVIAHGDLPFATTFSGVARDGSRPVVVAVPCHRDDGTPVLSVPADVDFAFAYGPGSFRRHAAEARRLGMGFRVVRDRNLAFDVDLPDDLDQLTPGRGSRERSDQSRRNAAEVRSP